Proteins found in one Oncorhynchus mykiss isolate Arlee chromosome 3, USDA_OmykA_1.1, whole genome shotgun sequence genomic segment:
- the LOC110511626 gene encoding actin-binding Rho-activating protein-like — translation MENNDAPVEFNDDRTVCVTSVKGLKENWQRWSNKHQEYQKHNPFSNNRGAMVNVTAQQQRLQRDQDGYGRPLEGSLTEQRGRDAHVHITREVEELCQMIRDIGESRGGGDGGSEERPVVTVEFGKLFEHYVNISNKVVGILLRARKQGLVSFEGEMLWQGQDDRVLITLLQ, via the coding sequence ATGGAGAACAACGATGCACCTGTCGAGTTTAACGATGacaggacagtgtgtgtgacgTCAGTGAAAGGGTTAAAGGAGAACTGGCAGAGATGGTCCAATAAGCACCAGGAGTACCAGAAACACAACCCCTTCAGTAACAACCGGGGGGCTATGGTGAATGTGACTGCCCAGCAGCAGAGGCTCCAACGGGACCAGGATGGCTACGGGAGGCCCCTGGAGGGCTCCTTGACAGAGCAGAGGGGCAGGGACGCCCACGTCCACATCACCCGGGAGGTGGAGGAGCTCTGCCAGATGATCAGGGACATCGGGGAAAGCCGTGGCGGTGGGGacggaggcagcgaggagagacCTGTGGTGACAGTGGAGTTTGGGAAGCTGTTTGAGCACTATGTGAACATCTCCAACAAGGTGGTGGGGATCCTGCTGAGGGCCAGAAAACAAGGCCTGGTCAGCTTTGAAGGGGAGATGTTGTGGCAGGGACAGGATGACCGGGTCCTCATCACACTGCTACAGTGA
- the LOC110511665 gene encoding nuclear receptor coactivator 7 isoform X2, producing the protein MRPMQENIKVLYFANKCLEPYVVIITGNDSVMPRWSVCSSEEGNRSEGEEPEDILPVLRNHSQLLNDQHIESLANHIPARTQGYPWNLVYSTAIHGTSLKTLYRQMAHIDSPVLLVIKDMEKKVFGAFSSHPFRVSDCCYGTGETFVYSFDPAFKAYRWSGENSYFIRGHMDSLQIGGGGGLFGLWLDADLYYGASFPCHTFNNQPLSTQQDFTVQDLEVWTVQ; encoded by the exons ATGAGACCAATGCAGGAGAACATCAAGGTGCTTTACTTTGCAAACAAATGTCTGGAGCCATATGTAGTG ATTATCACAGGGAACGATTCAGTAATGCCTCGATGGAGCGTGTGCAGCTCAGAGGAGGGTAACCGCTCTGAGGGCGAGGAGCCTGAGGACATACTTCCTGTTCTCCGAAACCACAGCCAGCTCCTCAACGACCAACACATCGAGAGT CTAGCCAATCACATACCAGCAAGGACACAGGGGTATCCATGGAACCTGGTCTACAGCACAGCCATTCATGGCACCAGCCTGAAGACTCTGTACAGGCAAATGGCCCACATCGACAGTCCTGTGCTTCTGGTCATCAAAGACATGGAAAAAAAG gtgtttggtgccttctcctcccatcccttcAGAGTGAGTGACTGTTGCTACGGAACAGGAGAGACTTTTGTCTACAGCTTCGACCCTGCATTTAAG GCCTACAGGTGGAGTGGTGAGAACTCTTACTTCATCAGGGGCCATATGGACTCTCTACAGATTGGTGGAGGAGG GGGGCTTTTTGGCCTGTGGCTGGATGCTGATCTGTACTACGGTGCCAGCTTCCCATGTCACACCTTCAACAACCAGCCCCTGTCCACCCAGCAAGACTTCACAGTGCAGGACCTGGAGGTCTGGACTGTCCAGTAA
- the LOC110511665 gene encoding nuclear receptor coactivator 7 isoform X1: MGVNYSFEEVELIQTKDNKTRHHKHPCRLVVEKYELAVLCCCAAINWEIITGNDSVMPRWSVCSSEEGNRSEGEEPEDILPVLRNHSQLLNDQHIESLANHIPARTQGYPWNLVYSTAIHGTSLKTLYRQMAHIDSPVLLVIKDMEKKVFGAFSSHPFRVSDCCYGTGETFVYSFDPAFKAYRWSGENSYFIRGHMDSLQIGGGGGLFGLWLDADLYYGASFPCHTFNNQPLSTQQDFTVQDLEVWTVQ; encoded by the exons ATGGGAGTAAATTACAGCTTTGAAGA GGTTGAACTGATCCAAACCAAGGACAACAAAACGAGACACCACAAGCATCCCTGCCGTCTGGTAGTGGAGAAATACGAGCTagctgtgctgtgctgctgtgctgccaTAAACTGGGAG ATTATCACAGGGAACGATTCAGTAATGCCTCGATGGAGCGTGTGCAGCTCAGAGGAGGGTAACCGCTCTGAGGGCGAGGAGCCTGAGGACATACTTCCTGTTCTCCGAAACCACAGCCAGCTCCTCAACGACCAACACATCGAGAGT CTAGCCAATCACATACCAGCAAGGACACAGGGGTATCCATGGAACCTGGTCTACAGCACAGCCATTCATGGCACCAGCCTGAAGACTCTGTACAGGCAAATGGCCCACATCGACAGTCCTGTGCTTCTGGTCATCAAAGACATGGAAAAAAAG gtgtttggtgccttctcctcccatcccttcAGAGTGAGTGACTGTTGCTACGGAACAGGAGAGACTTTTGTCTACAGCTTCGACCCTGCATTTAAG GCCTACAGGTGGAGTGGTGAGAACTCTTACTTCATCAGGGGCCATATGGACTCTCTACAGATTGGTGGAGGAGG GGGGCTTTTTGGCCTGTGGCTGGATGCTGATCTGTACTACGGTGCCAGCTTCCCATGTCACACCTTCAACAACCAGCCCCTGTCCACCCAGCAAGACTTCACAGTGCAGGACCTGGAGGTCTGGACTGTCCAGTAA
- the LOC110511644 gene encoding histidine triad nucleotide-binding protein 3 isoform X1, giving the protein MATNEGSEPANVYISKINQGQGEGYDKKCIFCKVVNNEMGTEILHVDEEVSCFRDIKPGAPHHYLVVPTRHVGNCKSLSKEHVSLVEKMVEIGMEILQKNNVLDLSDVRFGFHWPPFCSVSHLHLHVLSPASQMGFMSRLFYRPNSYWFVTADQLIQQLNSKGETN; this is encoded by the exons ATGGCAACCAACGAGGGTTCTGAACctgcaaatgtatatatttctAAAATAAACCAAGGTCAAGGCGAAGGATACGACAAGAAATGCATATTCTGCAAGGTTGTCAACAATGAGATGGGCACGGAGATTCTTCATGTT GACGAGGAGGTCTCTTGCTTCAGGGACATCAAGCCTGGAGCTCCCCATCATTACCTGGTTGTGCCAACGAGACATGTTGGAAACTGTAAATCACTCAGTAAAGAGCATGTGTCATTAG TAGAGAAGATGGTGGAGATAGGGATGGAGATCCTTCAGAAGAACAATGTCTTAGACCTCAGTGACGTTAG GTTTGGCTTCCACTGGCCCCCATTCTGTTCTGTCTCTCACCTGCACCTACATGTGTTGTCACCTGCCAGTCAGATGGGCTTCATGTCCCGCCTCTTCTACAGACCCAACTCTTATTGGTTTGTCACT GCTGACCAGTTGATTCAGCAGCTGAACTCTAAGGGAGAGACCAACTGA
- the LOC110511644 gene encoding histidine triad nucleotide-binding protein 3 isoform X2: MATNEGSEPANVYISKINQGQGEGYDKKCIFCKVVNNEMGTEILHVDEEVSCFRDIKPGAPHHYLVVPTRHVGNCKSLSKEHVSLEKMVEIGMEILQKNNVLDLSDVRFGFHWPPFCSVSHLHLHVLSPASQMGFMSRLFYRPNSYWFVTADQLIQQLNSKGETN; the protein is encoded by the exons ATGGCAACCAACGAGGGTTCTGAACctgcaaatgtatatatttctAAAATAAACCAAGGTCAAGGCGAAGGATACGACAAGAAATGCATATTCTGCAAGGTTGTCAACAATGAGATGGGCACGGAGATTCTTCATGTT GACGAGGAGGTCTCTTGCTTCAGGGACATCAAGCCTGGAGCTCCCCATCATTACCTGGTTGTGCCAACGAGACATGTTGGAAACTGTAAATCACTCAGTAAAGAGCATGTGTCATTAG AGAAGATGGTGGAGATAGGGATGGAGATCCTTCAGAAGAACAATGTCTTAGACCTCAGTGACGTTAG GTTTGGCTTCCACTGGCCCCCATTCTGTTCTGTCTCTCACCTGCACCTACATGTGTTGTCACCTGCCAGTCAGATGGGCTTCATGTCCCGCCTCTTCTACAGACCCAACTCTTATTGGTTTGTCACT GCTGACCAGTTGATTCAGCAGCTGAACTCTAAGGGAGAGACCAACTGA